The DNA window GCGAGCAGCGAAGCGGCACCCGCTTCGCGACCGAGGTTCTGTGCGCCTTCCCAGGCGTCGAGACGGCGGGCAGCGTGCTCCAAGCGCCGCTGCGGCTGGCCTCCGAGCTCGGCGTCGGAGCTGGCTCGGCGTTGACGCGAAGGGAACGGCTGGCCCTCACGCGATCGATGCGCCACCCGGGTGACGGCGAGCGTCTCTTCGAGGCGTCGGAGGAGCCGAGCCTGGACGCGCTGCTGTGCCGTCGCTTTGGCTGGCGGCATCCGGACGCGGTGTGGGTCGTCTCGAAAGATCACGGTCCGTTCGAGTGGGTGCCTCGGCTGCTCGCGGAGACGGACTTCACAGTCATCGCCTTGGTCCGCGATCTGAGGGACGTGGTGCTCAGTCGTTGGACGCGCGGGGAGGAGGCCCTCGACGGCGTGGTGAGCGCCTGGAAGCGCAGCGCGCGCCAGCTGGCGGAGCTCTCTCACCCTCGATTGCTGGCGCTGCGCTTCGAAGATCTGATGAGCGCGCCCGAGCAGGCCTTGCGACGGGTGGGTCAGCTGCTGGATCGGGAGGTGAGCCTGGAGCAGACGATCGCCGCGACCGAGGCGTGGAGCCACCTGCGGGCCGACTCCAGCCACGGCGACGTGCGGCGCCCCTTCGAAGGCGTCGCGGTCGAGCGCTGGCGTCGACACGGCGACGCCGAGTGGGTGAAGCACGCCTCGGTCGTCGCCGCGGACGAGTTGCGCCTCTGGGGATACGAGGTGCCTCGGGCTCCCGTCGGCGACGTGGTTCAGGCGTGGAGGCGCTACGCGAGGGCCGAGCTGCTACGGGGCGCTCGCGTCATCGCGACGCGTGCCCGCCGACGCGCTCTTCCGCCCATGAGAGAGCCGCGTCCGGACGCGGGCGACGAGTAGACGCCCGGCCTCGAGCAGATCGCCGGGCTTGAGCCTACGAGGCCGCGGATCGCGCTGGAGCTCGACCCGCCCGATCACGCTCTCGGAGCGAGTCATCCCGACGCGCGCGCCAAAGTGGTCTCCTGCGTGCAGGAGCCAACCCGCCCTTCGCCCCGTGGGAACCGACAGCAGGACACGATGGCAGATTATCGGGTCGGCGCCGAACGCCACGATGTCACCCGCGCGAGGCGGCCGCTCGAGGGGCACCAAGGACACCACGTCCCCCACTTGAAGGGTGGGGGACATGGAGCGCCCGGCGATGAGCAGCCGCATCGACCCACGAGTCAGCTGTTCGTCGTGCCACCGAAGACACAACTCGCGGGACCGCCGGGCAGCTTCGCGCACGCGAGCGCGAGCGTCTCGAACTGCGCGGTCTCCTGAACGCGCGGTCGCTCGTAGGGCCGCTTGCGCTCGGTGGTGCCAGAGCGCGGGGAGTATTCGGAATCGTCCATGACTCTGTCTGCCTCTCAGTAGTGAATGAGCATGCGGCCCTGGTTGGACATGAAGGCGGGATCGCCCACCGCGAGGTCGGCCGCGCCGTCCCCGTTCACGTCCCCGATGTAGGCCGCATGGAAGCCCTGGAGCAATCCCGAGCCGCTCGCGCCACTGAACGTCACGCTGTCGGAGCGCACCCCCGCGGTGGTCGAGCCGTCCCGGTAGAACAGGTGCGAGGTGCCGGGCATCGTGCCGTTCTGTTGGGAGCCGGCGTAGATGTCCGCCACGCGGTCACCGTCGACGTCTCCGAGCGTCATCAGCCACGGGTGGCGCCCGAGGCCCAACCAGCGCCCGAAGAAGTCCTCGACGCCGCTGGTCGAGTCATTCGTGTACGTGATGGTCGTCGCCCCGGTGAACCCACTGGCCGTGCCGAGGTAGGCGACGATTCGTCCCCCCGACACGGTGTTGTGCACCAGCGCGTCGAGGAAGCCGTCTCCGTTGATATCTCCGCCCCCGGAGATCGCGAGCCCGAACGAGCTGGCGCCACCCACTCCGATGGTCTGGAGCCCAGTGAGCGGGATGCGAACGAGCCCCGAGCCCACGTAGGCGCGACCCGTCAAGAAGCCTACGACAGCGCCAATACCCATCCCGGAGTCACCGGCCGAAGCGATGATCAGGTCGTGGAGCATGTCACCGCCTAGGTCGCCGCCGAGCGTCGACACAACGTTGCCGAAGCCAGCGTACGTGATTCCGTCGCCCGACATGACGAACCCATCGGGTCCGGTCGCGCCCGGGACCGCGGAAGCGGTACCCGACGTGTAGGCCATCGAGCCGAGGAGGATGTAGACGTGTCCTGAACCGCCGCCGGTCGCGCCCATGGCGAGATCCATCAGCCCGTCGCCGTCGAAGTCTCCGGCCGTGCTAATGCTCCATCCCAACCCGGCGAACGTGTCCGGCCCCGAGCCCGGCACTCCGTCGTCTCCCACGAAGCACACGTCGGCGCCGGTGCAGGTGAAGGGCGCCGTCGAGGACGCGAAGACGTCGATCGTCGAGGGCCAAGGAGTGGTGGAGGGCCGACCGAAGAGCACGTAGACCGCGCCATGGAAGTTCTCGCCGTCCACCGCGAAGCCCGTGTCGCCGATGGCGATATCGCCGCGTCCGTCGCCGTTGAAGTCGCCGATCCCGGCGATGGTGCGACCGAAGCGGTTGCCGCTGGCGGTGGAGGTGAAGGTGACGTTGGCGGTGGCGCCGAGCCCGGTGCTCGAACCGAAGTAGAGGTAGGCCTCTCCGCGGCCGCCCACGAGGACGTCGTCGACGCCGTCGCCATTGACGTCACCGATCGGCGCGACCAGCTCACCCATGCGGGCGCTGCCGACGCTGCCGCTCTGCACCTCCTGCTCGAGGAAGGCCAGCGTGACGCTGGCGCCCATCGCGGGGATGGGGGTCAGCGCGCCGCCCGCGTCCGCGGCCCGGAGCACGCAGAAGACCGTCTCCCCAGGCCGGAAGCCGCCGATGTCCTCGGACTGCATCGCGCCTGGAGACCCGGGCGCCACCGACACGACGAACGTGTCGGCTGCCATCCAGCCCGCCTCGTCCGTGATCGCCGCGTCGGCGCAGCGGAGGTCGTAGCTCTGCAGCCGGCCGCCACCCACGTCGGCGACCGCCGTCCAGCTGAACCGGGCGACGCCCCCGCGGCGGTCGGTGACCGTGGCTGCGAGATCGTCGATCGCATTGGTCGGGGGCAGCGTGTCGACGGTGACGTTCACCGTCGCGCTCCCCGAGCCGCGCGCGTCCGTCACGCGGACCGTGATGGCCGACGGCCCCTCCGGGAGCGAAGTGCAGAGGCTGATCGCGCCGCCCGCGCCCACCGTCGTCATGACCGGCGGGCTGCCGCCCACCGTCACGTCCACGGTGGAGCCGGCCGCCGCGTCGGTGGTGCCCTGGATGAGGCCCTGGAAGCCCGCCATGCCGCCGTCGCAGTCGTCACTCGAGGTGAGCACGCTGCCGTCCATCGGAGCCGTGATGCTGACGCTGGGCAGGTCTTCCACCGTCACCGTGCACGCGGAGCTAGTCCCGGCGTTGCCAGCGTTGTCGACGGTGGACGCGGTCACCGAGAGCATGCCGCCCGCGCCGTAGTTCGCGTTGACGAACGTCACGAGGGTCCCACCGGTGAACATGCGCGAGGGCATGTCGATCGGCGCGCCGCCGCCCGCCGGGGCGATGGTCAGCGTCACCGTGTCGCCGACAATCCCGTTCGTGTAGACCACGTTGGTCTGGTACTGGAACCCCGGCGTCGCCATGTCCTCGTCCTGCGTGGTGGGGCGGAGGATGGCCCCGCACATCGGGCGACCGATGGACAGGCTCGGCGCGACGCAGTCCGCGGTGATCGAGACACCGCTGGAGGTCCCGATGAGCCCGGACACCTCCTGCCGTGCGATGAGGTTGTACGACATCCCGTCGCCCCGCGTCGGCAGCGGCGCCATCGCGAAGGTCGCCAGACCCGCGTACGGAGGCGGCGCGCCTGCGTCGGCCACACAAGCGGCGGTGCCGAGAACGGTGGAGGGGGTCTCGCGCAGGAGCGTGACGTCGACGCCCACGTCGGTGCAGTAGACCTCGACCAGCGCCTCGCACGCGGGCGTGGACGGCATCAGGTCGGCGGTGCGGCCAGCGGTTCCGGCGAGGTTGTAGCCTGCACCCACGCTGGGCGTGAGGATCTCCACCTGCGGCGCCATGGTGCGGACGCGGATCCCGCTCATGCCCTGGCTCACGTTGCCCGCTTCGTCGCGGGTCTGCACGCAGATGTCCTGCGTCGCCGAGGCCCCGAGGGTCACGCGCTGCATCCACGAGGCAGAGGCCGCGCCGAAGGGCTGCGCGTCGATCCCCGTGCACGGCCCGACTCGTAGGTCCACGCAATCCGCGCCCGCAGTGCCGAGCGCGTCGATGTCGATCTCCGTGGTCGAGCCGTCGAGGTCGTCCATCTCCGTGAAGAGTTGCCCCTCCGTGGGCTCGTCGAGCGTCACTCCACACGGCGTGATGTCCACCGTCCACTCGGCGGTGGACGTGGTGAGGTTCCCGGCATCGTCAAAACACTGGGCCTGGACCCGATGCACGCCCTCGCTCAGCTCGACGTTTCCGAACGTGGCGACCATCGCGGAGGGCATCTCGCTGAGCGCGCCCGCGGTGTCTCCGTCCAGCACGAGCCGGATCGGCTGGTTGGCGCCGTCCGCGCTCGTCGTCACTTCGAAGTCGGACTGGAACCCATCGGCGTCGGAGTCGTCGTCGCTCTGGTTCAGGAAGCCGCTGTCCGTCGCCGGGTCGGTGATCTCGCAGCTGGGGCCGTCACAGTCGACGAAGATGTCGCCGCCGAAGGTGGTGTCGCAGGTCACGCCGCTCTCGTCGGTGACCTCGACCCGAAGGGTGTTGGGGGTCTCGCCGCGGTTGCCGAAGACCACTCCGTCGAAGCGGACCGCGCCGCCTTCGACGCGCGCCGTGCGACGCGGGGTGCCGTTGACGAAGACGCGCGCCTCGGCGCCGTCCGCAGCTCCGGTCGACGCGAGCACGGTCGTCTCGAACGACATGCCGCAGGCCATGCCGTCCGTGTCGTCTTCGCGCCCGAGGGTGGTGCTGTCCCCGCCCGGCTCGGGCGTCAAGATGTTCACCGCGAAGCAGTCGCCGTTCACGGTCACCGAGACCTCGGCGGACACGACGCCTCCCTCCTCCGTCAGGGCCACCAGGGTGTGGGCCCCCGTGCTGAGGGTGACGCCGGACCAGGTGATGAGGCCGGCGTCCGTCACGTTCGCGGTGGCGACCGACGCGCCGTCGAGGCGGAGCGTGACCTCCTGGCTCACCGCCAGGCCCGTGGCCATCGCCTCGACGGAGATCTGGACCCCCTCGAGCTCGTCGTCGACGTCATCGGCCAGCGAGAGGGCGGCGCCATCCATCGGGCTCGTGATGACGATGGACGCCTCGTCGGGGTCGGGTCCGCACGAACAACCTGTCGCAGCCATGACGAGCGAGAGGCCCGCGATGACGACCAAGCGATTGAATTTGACTGAACGGGCCACGATCTGCCTCCCCTTCGACCAGCGCGTCTCGCCCGCGAGGGCTCCGCTGAAGTATAACAAGCTCACTGCCGGCATTCTGGCCGGCCTCACCGCCGAGTTCAATCTCCACAGTGCCGAGCACTCGGGGTGACTGGTACGGCTTCTTCCCGTGCGACCTTAGCCCCCGGCCGGCGGATCTGAACCAGCTGTCCGGGGCGAACGCGTCCGGCGTGGGGCGAGGCAGGGGCGCCGCGCGTCCACCCGAGCTCGTCCGCGAGCGATCGGTCCATCGCCGTCTCACGGTATTCACCGTGGGTGAAGGAGCCATCGTCCATTCGAACGTACGGTCCCAGTCCGGGATCGCGATCGGGCGCCGGCTGTATCTTCGGCGCCACACCGTGCGCGAGCTCGTAGCCCACCTGCGCCTTGCGGCACGCGCCCGGATAGGGCGCGAGGGAATCTCCCACCGCGCTGCGCGCGGTCGCGAAGCAGCGGTTGCAGTAGCGATTCAGGTCGCAGCTTCGACATCCCGGCAGATCGGCCCAGCGGAGCGCTCGGATGCGGGCCCCCGCGTCGTTCGACCGCCACGCGTCAGCGACGCCATCCCGCAACGCGTGACCGACGGGCACGTCGAGCTGAGTACACGGCCGGAGCTCCCCGTTGGCCTCGACATGCAAATTACCCTGGCATGCGCCACAGACGGACGCGTCGAGATCTCGAGGGCCGGGGGGAGGTTTGGGTGGCCCGGCGAGGAGAGGGTGACGATGGACGCGCCGATAGGTGGCGTCGTCGATGGCGAATCGCTCCGGATCCGTCTCGCCGTCCTCACGGGGATCGAGCTGGGGATCCAGGAGGTAGTCGGCCCCGAGAGAGGACACGAACTCGATGTACGCGTCGATCTCGTCCTCGTTGAAGGTCATCACCGGGGTCTTGAGGATGACCTTCACGTTCTCCGCGATCAGGTGCCGCGCGCCGTCGACCGTCTTCTGCCATGACCCGGGCACGCGAGTCACCCAGTCGTGGACCTCTGCGCGCGTGGAGTAGAGGCTAATTTGCACCTCTTGTACCGCGAGCTCGCCAAGCTCGCGCGCGAGCTCGGGTGTCATGTTGAGCCCGTTGGTGAAGAGCTTAACCGCGAAGCGCTTCTTTCGGGCGTAGGCCACCAGCTCGAGGAAGTCGCGCCGGAGGGTCGCTTCGCCTCCCGAGATGGTCAGGAGGATCACGCCGAGGTCGGCGAGCTCGTCCATGACGCGCTTCCAGTCGGCGGTCTCGAGCTCGCCCTTCTTTCCCTGGATCTGGTAGCAGTGGACGCAGGTCTCGTTGCACCGATCCGCCACCTCGATCATCGCGCTCATGGGCGCGTTCGACCCAGCGCTGACCTGACGGAGCACGCTGGCGATGCTCTTCTTGTGCCGAGCCGAGACGGAGCTCATCCGTCCCCCCGCACGACCGTCAGGGCGCCCATGTCGATCAGCTCGCCCGCGAACTCGAGCACGTCGCGCTGCGCGTCGTCGCGTGAGACCTCGAACTCGCTCACGACGCGATCGATGATCTCGGAGATGGCGACCGCCGTCTCGGTCTCGGCCCAGACGACCGTGCCGACCGAGTTGAGGGTGTGTAGCGTCTGGGCGTCGATGACGATGACGACTGCCTGTCCTTCCACGATACGTGACGCGGTGCGGTGAGACTGAGCGACACGAGAATCCAGGTCGAGGCTCATGTGCGCGCCCCCTCGGCGAATTGCCGCACGAGGTCTGACGGATCGCGCCCGAGCACGGTGTCGATGAACCCGAGCCGCACCGAGCGCGCGAGGCTCTCGATCGTGGCGAGCACGCGCTGCTCGTTCTCGAGGCCGTTCGCCACCTGGCATGACTCGCGGAGGATCCGGAACGCCTCGATGGGCGAGGCGAAAGAGACGCCGACGGCTTCGGCTTGCCGAACGCGAAGGATGCCAGCGAGGGCACGCGGGCTCGCGTCGGCGCGCGGCAGAGACGGATCCTCGCCGCCGGGCAGCCCGCTGACGTACCAGGCGCCGCCGTGAGGAAAGACGATGGCGCGATCCGCAGCGAACCAGCTCGCCTGAGAGCACAGGTTGGCCGCGGTCGACTTTCCCGCGCCGCTCGGACCGAGGAAGAGCACGCCGCTCTCATCGATCGCGATGCCCGTCGCGTGGAGGACGAGCCCCCCTTCGCGCACGGCCAGCACCGACGCCAGGCTCGTCAGGAGATCCGAGCAGCCGTCGGCGCTCGGAGCGACCTGGCCGCTGGCGGCGTAGCGGCCCGCCGTCAGCGCCCGAAGAGAGGCCCTCGCGCGGCCCGTCTCCACCCGCCCGTTCTCGCCGGTCCAGTGCGCGTCGACGCGGACGCTGGGGCGAGGGGCGCCGAGCGACGGGTCGGGCGCCACAGCGCAATGCACGTGGGCGAGCGTCGGGGCGTCGAGGGCCGAGGTGCGCAGCGACAGAAGCGACGGCGTCAGGCTCCAGGCGACGCCCGCCGAGGGGTGCACGTCGAAGGAGACGCCGCCGTAGACGAAACGAAGCGCCGCGGATGGTTCGGAGGCAGTTACGGGCTCGCTCACAACAGCACCACCTCTTCCACGTCGAGGGCTTCCTGCGCAACCACGGTTCGCATCTCGTCCTCTCGTTTCGTGGCGAGCTCGTAGAGTTCACTCAGCAGGGACGGATGCTCGCGGATGGCCTCGCGGAACTGCTCAGCCGCCAGCTCGAGCGCCACCGTCTGATGCGTCGCGATGACGTCGGCCGTGGCCGGGCGGCGGAGCACGAGGCTGATCTCTCCGACGACGTCGCCCGGGCCGAGCTCCGCGATCTGCAGCTCGTCGCCGTCCCCGTCGCGCCCGACGACCTTCACGCTCCCGCTCGCCACCAGGAAGAGGCCCTCCGGCTCCTGCTCGTGCGTGATGAGGCGCTCCCCCGGCTTGAAGCGGCGGGTCTCGAAGCGCGCCATCAGGCTCGCGCGCTCGCTCGCGCCCACGGCCGCGAGGATGGGGCTGTGCCGAATCAGGTTGGACACCATCCGGGCGCGGCAGAACTCGGAGAGCTGCTGGCCGATGACGGGCGTCTTGGCGGCGAGGCGCTCGAGGGCGTCGCGCCCCGCGACCAACAGCTGCACCGGCTCGGCGGCCACGACGGAGGCGGCGCGTGGCGCCTCGCTCACGAGCGCCATCTCACCGAAGAGCGCTCCCGGGCCGAGCTCGGCGAGCGTCACCGCCTCGTCGCCGGCGCCTCGCTGGGCGCGCAGATGTCCGCGGACCACCACGAACGCGTCCCGTCCCTCCGTGCCCTCTTCGATCGCGGCTTCCCCCTCGGCGAGCGAGCGGATCTCCCAGACCGAGAGGAGCTGCTGGAGCGCGGGCGGCGACAGGGCCCCGAACAGAGGCAGACGCGGCACGGGTCGGGTGGTGTCGATCTCTCCCACGTCGAGCCCGGCGAGGGCCTCCGCCGCGCGTTCGAGGAGCGCGGCGCCGGACACGCTCGACAGGTCGGCGGCCTCGGGAGCGGGCAGCGGCGGAGGGGCTGGCGCCACGTCGGCCACGCGCTTCGACCCGTGCCCGAAGGTGGCCGCGATGCCGCGGAGAGCCTTCTTCTTGCCCGCCTCGGTCAGCGTGTGCGCGGCGACCACCGCGCGCGGCAGGTCACCCCGCGCGGTGAACGCGTCGACCAGTCGCCGGGACACGCGATCGTCGGGCTTGGCGCCCGCCTCGACCAGCAACTCCACCAGCAGCAGGGCCGCGCCGAGCTGCCCGGAGGAGGCCTCCAAGATCGCCGTGCACCGACGGATCGCTTCATCACGCTGCCCGGACAGCCAAGCTGCCCAGGCGGCGTCGAGCTCGGATGACTGCGACTCCCCCGTCATGAGGCCCGCGAGGCTAGCGCGCCCGTCCGTTCGAAACCACCGGAACCATGGGGTGGAACACGGGGCCCGCCAGCTCGACTGGCGCTCCAGGCCTCACATGCCGGGCATCGGGCCGCCCGTGCCTCCCGAGATCCCGAGCGTCTCACCGCGGATCGCGCTGAAGGTGAACGCCGCCGAGTGCCCGTCCCCGATCCGCGGATCGGAGAAGCAGCCACGCCCATCGATCGTCATCCCGTCGCCGTCCACGCAGCCCGTAACGACGGGCTGGCAGCCGGAGGGACCATCGGAGGTGATGGTGAAGCCCTCGAGGCCGTCACCATCGAGGTCCAGATCGGGCGGGGTCGCCACGAACCGGAGGGGGAACATCATGCCCCCGAAGTTCGCCGTCGCCTCGCCGCCCGCGATGATCAGGTCGAGCAGCGTCGCCGGGTCGCCGCCATCGCAGGGGGGATCCGTCTCGAGCATGTCTCCGACGAAGCCTCCGAGCAGCGCCAGCAGGTTGAGCGGGATCCCGCCGCACAGCAGGCCGTCGTCGATGCGGAAGAGCTCTCCCGCGTCAGGCACCGTGGTGCCTTCGATACGCCCCTGCCGGAGCTCGATCGGGAGGAAGCCGATCGGGAGCGGGATGTCCTCGGGGCCGCCGGTGAGGGTGTTGCTCACGATCTGGCTCTGGATGGAGGTCAGAGGCGCGCCGTCGGGCCCGAGCGCGTCCGAGGTGACCCGGAACTGGCCGGCGCCGCCGAAGTTGTTGTCGGGATCCATGTCGGCGTCTTCGCCCACCATCCACGCGATCCGGAAGTCGTCGTCGTTCACCCCGGCTCGGTCGTCGAGCCCGAGCATGCCGAGCAAGAGGATCAGGTCACCGCTCTCGATCTGCTGCTCGATGAGGGGCCCGATCGCCGTGGCGAGCAGCCCGAGCGCCCGCGCGAAGGCGTTGTCGGGGCTGCCGTCCCCGTTGAAGTCACAGCCGTCGCTCCGACCGCCGAGGCCGAGCGAGCTCATCACGAGGACGATCTCCTCCTGGCACGCGGCGTCGCAGCCGTCCCAGCGCTCGAGGTTGCTGTCGTCGCAGACCTCGGGCTCCGTCACGGTTCCGTCGCCGCAGCCCGTGACGGTCATGCAGTCGGCGCCGCAGGTGGGGGAGCCGTCGCAGAGCTCGCCGGCCGCGTGGTCGACGATGCCGTTGCCGCACGACTCATCGCTCCGGCAGTCGCTCCTGCAGCCATCTCCGGATCGGTTGTTTCCGTCGTCGCAGGCCTCGTCGCCGGTGACCTCGCTGTCCCCGCAGAAGGGCTCCCGCACGCACTCGGCGTCGCAGCCGTCCCCGGGGGTGGTGTTGCCGTCATCGCACCGCTCGCCGGGGTCGAGTCGACCGTTGCCGCAGAGATCGCCCGGGCCGGTGTCGGGGAGCGTGGCGTCGAACGTGATCATCGTGCCCGCGTCGTCGCCCGTGCCGTGGGACTCCCCACAGGCGGCGCATACGCCGATCATCGCGACGGCTACCATCAAGCCAAGCTGCCTCATCGTTCCTCCTCCCGCGCGCCATCCCCCGCGCCGCGGCGCCGGCAATCTACAGGAGGAGAGGCCGCGATAGAAGGTGGGGCCGCCCCTTACGCCCCGCTGTCAGGCGTCCTGTGTCACGCTCGAAGCGTGCGCCGCGCCAGCCTCGAGAAAACGGCAGCCCGTTTCCTGACGCGCCCCGGCGTGCGCGCGGTGGCCGCGCCAGCGTACGACGCGCTCATCCGGATGCAGCTCGCCGTACAGGCGCGGCTGGACGCCCTCGCGCCGCGAGAGCCACACGCCGAGGACTGTACGATCGTGGTGAAGACACATGAGCGTCCCGAGGTGATCGCGCGGCTCGTCCGGAGCGCGCACCGACGGCTCACGAGCCCGCGGATCTTGGTCGCCGACGACAGCCGGACCCCCTCCGAACCGGAGGGCGCCCGCACCATGAGGCTCCCATACGACGTCGGCCTCTCGGCCGGTCGCAACCGGG is part of the Sandaracinaceae bacterium genome and encodes:
- a CDS encoding sulfotransferase, coding for MPRPRRLWLVGEQRSGTRFATEVLCAFPGVETAGSVLQAPLRLASELGVGAGSALTRRERLALTRSMRHPGDGERLFEASEEPSLDALLCRRFGWRHPDAVWVVSKDHGPFEWVPRLLAETDFTVIALVRDLRDVVLSRWTRGEEALDGVVSAWKRSARQLAELSHPRLLALRFEDLMSAPEQALRRVGQLLDREVSLEQTIAATEAWSHLRADSSHGDVRRPFEGVAVERWRRHGDAEWVKHASVVAADELRLWGYEVPRAPVGDVVQAWRRYARAELLRGARVIATRARRRALPPMREPRPDAGDE
- a CDS encoding FG-GAP-like repeat-containing protein; this encodes MVVIAGLSLVMAATGCSCGPDPDEASIVITSPMDGAALSLADDVDDELEGVQISVEAMATGLAVSQEVTLRLDGASVATANVTDAGLITWSGVTLSTGAHTLVALTEEGGVVSAEVSVTVNGDCFAVNILTPEPGGDSTTLGREDDTDGMACGMSFETTVLASTGAADGAEARVFVNGTPRRTARVEGGAVRFDGVVFGNRGETPNTLRVEVTDESGVTCDTTFGGDIFVDCDGPSCEITDPATDSGFLNQSDDDSDADGFQSDFEVTTSADGANQPIRLVLDGDTAGALSEMPSAMVATFGNVELSEGVHRVQAQCFDDAGNLTTSTAEWTVDITPCGVTLDEPTEGQLFTEMDDLDGSTTEIDIDALGTAGADCVDLRVGPCTGIDAQPFGAASASWMQRVTLGASATQDICVQTRDEAGNVSQGMSGIRVRTMAPQVEILTPSVGAGYNLAGTAGRTADLMPSTPACEALVEVYCTDVGVDVTLLRETPSTVLGTAACVADAGAPPPYAGLATFAMAPLPTRGDGMSYNLIARQEVSGLIGTSSGVSITADCVAPSLSIGRPMCGAILRPTTQDEDMATPGFQYQTNVVYTNGIVGDTVTLTIAPAGGGAPIDMPSRMFTGGTLVTFVNANYGAGGMLSVTASTVDNAGNAGTSSACTVTVEDLPSVSITAPMDGSVLTSSDDCDGGMAGFQGLIQGTTDAAAGSTVDVTVGGSPPVMTTVGAGGAISLCTSLPEGPSAITVRVTDARGSGSATVNVTVDTLPPTNAIDDLAATVTDRRGGVARFSWTAVADVGGGRLQSYDLRCADAAITDEAGWMAADTFVVSVAPGSPGAMQSEDIGGFRPGETVFCVLRAADAGGALTPIPAMGASVTLAFLEQEVQSGSVGSARMGELVAPIGDVNGDGVDDVLVGGRGEAYLYFGSSTGLGATANVTFTSTASGNRFGRTIAGIGDFNGDGRGDIAIGDTGFAVDGENFHGAVYVLFGRPSTTPWPSTIDVFASSTAPFTCTGADVCFVGDDGVPGSGPDTFAGLGWSISTAGDFDGDGLMDLAMGATGGGSGHVYILLGSMAYTSGTASAVPGATGPDGFVMSGDGITYAGFGNVVSTLGGDLGGDMLHDLIIASAGDSGMGIGAVVGFLTGRAYVGSGLVRIPLTGLQTIGVGGASSFGLAISGGGDINGDGFLDALVHNTVSGGRIVAYLGTASGFTGATTITYTNDSTSGVEDFFGRWLGLGRHPWLMTLGDVDGDRVADIYAGSQQNGTMPGTSHLFYRDGSTTAGVRSDSVTFSGASGSGLLQGFHAAYIGDVNGDGAADLAVGDPAFMSNQGRMLIHY
- a CDS encoding radical SAM protein, which translates into the protein MSSVSARHKKSIASVLRQVSAGSNAPMSAMIEVADRCNETCVHCYQIQGKKGELETADWKRVMDELADLGVILLTISGGEATLRRDFLELVAYARKKRFAVKLFTNGLNMTPELARELGELAVQEVQISLYSTRAEVHDWVTRVPGSWQKTVDGARHLIAENVKVILKTPVMTFNEDEIDAYIEFVSSLGADYLLDPQLDPREDGETDPERFAIDDATYRRVHRHPLLAGPPKPPPGPRDLDASVCGACQGNLHVEANGELRPCTQLDVPVGHALRDGVADAWRSNDAGARIRALRWADLPGCRSCDLNRYCNRCFATARSAVGDSLAPYPGACRKAQVGYELAHGVAPKIQPAPDRDPGLGPYVRMDDGSFTHGEYRETAMDRSLADELGWTRGAPASPHAGRVRPGQLVQIRRPGAKVAREEAVPVTPSARHCGD
- a CDS encoding PqqD family protein, with the translated sequence MEGQAVVIVIDAQTLHTLNSVGTVVWAETETAVAISEIIDRVVSEFEVSRDDAQRDVLEFAGELIDMGALTVVRGDG
- a CDS encoding cyclic nucleotide-binding domain-containing protein, producing MTGESQSSELDAAWAAWLSGQRDEAIRRCTAILEASSGQLGAALLLVELLVEAGAKPDDRVSRRLVDAFTARGDLPRAVVAAHTLTEAGKKKALRGIAATFGHGSKRVADVAPAPPPLPAPEAADLSSVSGAALLERAAEALAGLDVGEIDTTRPVPRLPLFGALSPPALQQLLSVWEIRSLAEGEAAIEEGTEGRDAFVVVRGHLRAQRGAGDEAVTLAELGPGALFGEMALVSEAPRAASVVAAEPVQLLVAGRDALERLAAKTPVIGQQLSEFCRARMVSNLIRHSPILAAVGASERASLMARFETRRFKPGERLITHEQEPEGLFLVASGSVKVVGRDGDGDELQIAELGPGDVVGEISLVLRRPATADVIATHQTVALELAAEQFREAIREHPSLLSELYELATKREDEMRTVVAQEALDVEEVVLL
- a CDS encoding DUF4215 domain-containing protein; translated protein: MRQLGLMVAVAMIGVCAACGESHGTGDDAGTMITFDATLPDTGPGDLCGNGRLDPGERCDDGNTTPGDGCDAECVREPFCGDSEVTGDEACDDGNNRSGDGCRSDCRSDESCGNGIVDHAAGELCDGSPTCGADCMTVTGCGDGTVTEPEVCDDSNLERWDGCDAACQEEIVLVMSSLGLGGRSDGCDFNGDGSPDNAFARALGLLATAIGPLIEQQIESGDLILLLGMLGLDDRAGVNDDDFRIAWMVGEDADMDPDNNFGGAGQFRVTSDALGPDGAPLTSIQSQIVSNTLTGGPEDIPLPIGFLPIELRQGRIEGTTVPDAGELFRIDDGLLCGGIPLNLLALLGGFVGDMLETDPPCDGGDPATLLDLIIAGGEATANFGGMMFPLRFVATPPDLDLDGDGLEGFTITSDGPSGCQPVVTGCVDGDGMTIDGRGCFSDPRIGDGHSAAFTFSAIRGETLGISGGTGGPMPGM